Part of the Penicillium digitatum chromosome 4, complete sequence genome is shown below.
GTAAGAAGGAGACCCACTTCGGCGCCGAAGATGACCTCATCAGAACGGCTTTAAGAAAACCTGTCACTTTCCAGCAACTCTACCCTTAGCGGCCATGTCGGAAGCACTGAATCAGGCCTGCGACGCATGCCGAGCCCGGAAGGCTCGGTGCAGTAAGTCCAGCCCTGACATTTTCAATTGATAGCCCCGCTGATATCGGAAGCAGAGATGAGCACTGCAGATACATGTGAATTTTGTTTGGTAGGCCAATTCGCCCACTCTAGAGGTGGATCGTGAGGAATAACTAAATATGTGCAGTCTCGCAATAAACTATGCTGCTTTAGCGTTGTCAAAAAACGTCAAAAACGCAAGCTCGCCCACTCAGGTAAAGTGCTCGAAGAAAACCTAAGACTTCGCTCATAAAGAACTTACAGATGGTTCACCGAGACGTCCCATACCCGAGCTGAACGGGACAGACTCGCGAGATTTCGTTTCCACAAAATTATACATCGACTCGTTGTTGGTTGATCGGCAAGCTTCGCGCATCTCCATGAGCGCGAAACATCCAGATCAAGTTAGAACATTTCTCCGTACTTGATTGTCTCTGTCTGACCGTGCCAATCTATCTAGTTGACAGCTATATTTGGCCCGAACCCCAacatctctttttttccggCCAAGAGAGTCCGCTCTATCAATGAAAGGCTCGGCCATGACAGACTAGAACAGCTGCTTGCAGACATTCGCGATATTGTCGCAGCCAAGGTGAAGGCGACAAGTTCGATCCCTCGCTCCCATGGTCTGAAAGAACACCACTTACAGAATGCTCAAAACTTTCCTCGTGAGCGCCTCAACGCACACATAAATAGTTCGTCTATCGATCCCATTTTCGTGCCACTTCTGCCAACTAACCCTCTCTCGCCACAGTTTATTTTGAGATGGTTCATCCCTTGTACCCTTTCCTTTGCGTTACCACATTCCAGCGCCAGGCAGCATCCCCTGACCTTTTTCATTTCCTTGCAACTGACAAAAGCTTTGCGGCGCTTTTTTATGCAGTTGTAGCGATTGGTTGCCTGTACAATGAAGGTGGTAGCTACGAGGCGGGCGTTGGCGAGGCATGGTCATACTTCGAACGATCGCTGTGTTATTTTCAGGATCTCGTTTTTTTTCGTGGTTCGCTCACGGCAGTTCAGGTCTATTTCCCCTAAAACATGAAGTGGTTGCTCAGAGActgacttttttttggtgttaAAGGCTCTCATGGCTATGGTATAGTAATACATATTCTTTTGAAAAAAGGATGTTGCTAATTTGTCAGGCCATCTTCTCCTCTACTGCATCCGCCTTTCAATTTGAGCCGTTGATGCTCTCAGAGGCTGCAGTAATGGCACAGGGCTTGGGCTACAACCGCTCGAATGGCCCACACGAAGGTACGCAACGACGCACCTTTTGGGTACTTTACTTTATGGAGAAAGTCTCTTGCTTCATAACAGGAAGGGGCTCGGTATGTTTTTGAAATAACTTTGAAACCAGAGTGCAACTGACATGAAGATTCCAGGTTCTGCAAGATTCAAATATCAGCTGTGCCATTCCAGACGTGCAAGAATCTACGTTTGATGACTACGATTGGGGGTTCAGCTTTCTGCAATACGCCCGTCTGGTGTCCAAAATTCATAGCAGTCTATTCACAATAAGCTCGGTAAACCAGCCAGCTTCTGAATATAACGCCAAGGTGCAGGGTTTTTTAACAGAGCTAGAGTCTTGGCGTCTTTCTGCTCCTTTGCGTTTTCGCGCCGGAGAGCCGCTCAAGCCTCGTCTGCTGCGCGAGCCACTCGCTCAGATGATCGCGCTAATGACAAATTATCTTTATTTCGACGCGCTTTTAACTCTATCCTGGACCCTGTTGCATTTCAGTGCGATCAAGCTGGGGCCAATGCGACAGCTTGACTTGAAACGAGGGCTGATGAGAACTGCTCGCTCTGTTTTGGAACTAACTAAATTCATTGAAGTTGCCCCCTACACTCCCGTCTGGTAAGTATGCATAATCGAATAAAACTCCTGAGAAGCCAAAATCGCAAGAGTCACTGACAGCCAATATTAAGGATGCTCGCGGTGTTGCCGCTGTCATGTTTGATGATCCTCTTCGATCTAGTGGTCCACAACCCGGACCACCCTGAGGCTAGCCTTAGCCTTGCACTCCTCGATATCGCTAGCGGACATTTTAGTCGGCTAGAATTCGCCAGCAATGGCAGTCTGCCCGGCTCTTTGGTTGCACAGTTTGCACATCTTGCACGCCAATATGTATTTGAGAAGAGGGAATGCAGACACAAAATGATCGACATGGGCGCTCGTGATTACTCTTGCGACATTCAGTCTGCGGTGCCGGCTGGGGCAACAGCCATGCCTCCACCACCTGCAGAGTTGACCACCGCTGGTTTGCCAACATCAAATCAACCAGCTCAAACACTGCCTGGCCTACATGAGCAGCTGCCACTCGATCCTGGGGCCACGCGGATGTATGATTCGAATTTGTTAAGTGAAAATGACCAGTTATTCATTCCTTCTATCGACGATCCAAGCTACCGCCTTGAGGACCTCGAGCTGCTAGGAATTGACTTGAAAGACTTGTTCGATTACCCATATGCAATGTCAGGGGGTGACACCGTTGTATGATGAAGACTACCTGCGGGGGGGTCTTCACCTTTACGGAAGTGATTGAGACAACACTTCCCacccttttccctttttcccAGCTGGCAGTAGCGCCGACAAGAAAGATACCCCGGATTTCAAATTGCCGAGCTTTCAACTGTTTGGCTTTGGGAGGTTGCTGGGTGAAATATGGATGACTGGCCTTGAAGTACAATAGTAACTCTACTTTTGACATTTCAATAAAACAACCAGAGCCAATGCCTCAAACTCAAGCCGACATGCTCGAGTTAATATCTCACGTGGAACTAATATCTCATCTTTTGGGGAATCTTCAGGAGCATTGAAAACGCTCTATCAGATCCTTCTCTCCCTTCAcaatttcttcttcaaacCCCCTCCTTCAATAACTTTTGCCAATAATGAATCACCCAACTGGGCGAGGTGACCTATCGCGGGACCCTCAACTCCGACAATAATGATATCAATTTCACCCAGCCAAGAAACTTCGGATTGCTTCCTTGGCCAAAACATCGGCAGTAATTAACGTTGAGGGAATCAACTCCAAAATCGCAGAGCCGATCGTAGAACATCTCCGGACTTCGCTGTGGTCATTTGCTACCGTGGACACGGAATTGCATCAAAAGACATTGATCACAATTGTACCTCATTTCACGGTTTCAACTCAGCGATGGGCCGGCATGAATGATTTCTTACACACATCACGTATGTTCAACCCCCCCTGCAAGGCTTTAATGTCCTAGAAAGAAATGGATCAACCAAGTGACGACTCTCCATCCTCGTTCTGATGTAACAAATGCTTGTGCTCATGTGTGATCCCATAGTGGGCATAATCCGTTTAGTCCAACCCAACACAGTGTCGACAAAGCCCGCGGCAATTTCTCTGGTCGTCCAACGTCCAACGACGATCAGTCCTGTGCTCCGGCACAGCATGCTTGTACACACATGGGAACTCGATGCTCGCTTCCGTAGGAACTGGGTCAGACATCCTCTCTGTTCGCTCAATTGCCTCAGAGATGCCAACCGAGCCGGTCGACCATAGATTATTCGTTTCGAGTAAATATAGATATGCGTACGTATGTTTGCTTGACCACCAGCATATGTGGTAATACCCTCCATATTTGATCCCTCTGATATGTACTTCCCCTAGTATCAATATCGTAAGGAGTCTTTGTTCTTCTAGCAAACCTATGTGACCAGTCAGCCATATTGAACGCCAGCTATTTTAGTTTCAAGGGTGCTTACAGAATACTCCCCAGCTCATCACAGACCCAATGTCTTTGCTCAAAAGAGCAAGATAGGAACCACCGCAATTGATAGTTGGTGCTTTGGTAATAGCTTTAAATGCTTGCGTGCCTTGAAATAAGGATGCTGCAGCCGCAAGGACCACGAGTTCATCAGCTTCTCTGTTGTGAGGttgaagccaaatctctTCTCAACATTCCTTAAATCTGTTCACTTTCTCCTCGATTCAAGACTCTTTGTCTACTCATCCTCGGCACAATCTAAGCGAATCAAACAAGGAGCGCCAATGCTAAAAAGGGAAATGTGGGACGTCATTGGGTGTTCTAACCTTCTGCGGTCTCCACAACGCTTAACTCTGTTTAGTGGAGTCTGAGAATAACCTCAAATGCCCAGCTTCTCTCCTGGGTTTCACCCCCGGTAACGGGGCTCAATtaatttgcttttttttggtacagctccatcatcatcatacGCCATCTCGTGCTATCTCATGCCATAGGCATACGATGGTAATTTCAGTCATCACAGTGGAGCAAAGGGAATAGGTGCGTTGTGTTCTGTGGCACTGCATTGTACGCCCCAGGCACAACCCCGAAAGGAAAATGCCCCTTGTCTTACTCAGAAGAAACAATTTTTCGGGGATAAGGTAGGCTAGGGCTAGCAGTGGACTAATACTACAAAGTCTGGAGCCGCCCAGTTCCACATCTCTCCTCTTGAATTCTCATACTGGCCTCGACCTTAGGGAATCGCAAGAATTGTGAATTTTTGTTGAGCAAAGCCGTCACACTGAAATTTCCACTCCTTGGTCCCATGTTAAACGAGGTCAATACACCAGTTACTGACCGCGAAAgaggggatgcaattgaagaCGAAATCAAGACACTACCTCATGCGCTGGATTCAATCCCGCTCATTGTTGGAATCGCTCTTGTAGATAGTAAATTGGAAAAATCCACGTACATTGCTACCACTGCTCAATAACGTAGGTATCTAAACTATCTAAAATGGGATCGAAGTATTTGGTTTTCTGGAGGCGGTGAAGACCCAAGAATGACTGTGAGAAGGTCCTGGGAGGTCTGGGTCTTGACCAAGCAACCACTTCAACATATCTaattttttctctttcttctctttcttaaCCCCTTTACTTTAAACTCTCTTCTTAGACGCATGGGATGGAATTATGGCCTAGAAGTGGCTATCTCTGAGGCTGactgttggaaggtcacgtgaccaccactgtttgctcccagaaattagtctcagtcatagcatgtagatagtttctctctctctcaacgcatcaagagatttccagttacatctacattcatcgtagatctctagtatctctaacaggttatgagcctcgcgctttcgagtcctctacataactgtacagactcgaaaccctggttttcctcccattggtgtactgcgtcgcaccaccccactgtggaacctctgtggtctcgttttgaccccacaaaccagagttttcatcaccctattggacgagattaacacctcgcctaccccttgggatcttcatccattgtaggtggatcctatctcgtcgccgtcaaatcacgtcgccgaaaaccctcgacaacccgaaaatcggaccgtcgaaccccacattccactcgctacccgctgtagcgagccaatcacatacctctcttgacgagcacatcggtgcggaagaagacgtcatgcaggcctcgtacaatattgaggactttaccatcaacagccatgagattgacatctcatctgccgtcccaaaattgaagggacaatccaacttcagagactgggaaaccgctctctacatagctcttgcagctaacaaccgttactacacatacatgatttctaatgggatcccaatcccaaagatccccgagtatcaggactccagtcctgaagctgttcgcaatcttcttattgaagaagctcaggatcttgcaggtgatcatactacaacagttgtcatctctgttgctgaaattcgtgatcgtgtgaagcaagtcatcgagtcaaacattgtactccgaaaagagtataacttgaaatgtacaaactgggatctgtgcaattcgagagcgaatctcttactaagaggcactctctctccagagcctttttctcatatcgctcaaaacactgatgtacgggactcatttaagaaactgcgtgcgacgtacgctgttacatcccatcaacattcattcgcccgctataccaagtggactgatcttcgctttaagaatggaactgctagcgagtttgtacgcaagttccaggaaactcttcgtgatctcacatctattgatggcaagataaactcggtatatgtactatgccagttcaagaaagccattaatgaaaaccccaagtgttatgcctttctccagaaccttagggttgatgagaaggatgtcaatctcatggaccaagtctacgccgaattcctcgagttagacatccataaccggtctatgaacccttcctacaacgcaaactcgactactgttcaaacctcgtcgtcgtcgcacaatgacaagaagaaagacacaaagaaaggaggcaatgacaagcaatccaattcgaataactcatcgagtaataataacaacaaggacaaaccctcgaagaagaagaccgacttcgtcagagaagagaacgtcatcctttgcagacatcatgggactcttggaaatcattactccaacaagtgtcccttgctaaagaattcggcaaacgccactaccattcaacaacctcagcagcaacctctttttcaacaggttgcagtccctcaaccaggccaaatcataggccaggttgacaaccaaggtcggatcctttctctaccgcaacaacagcctcgccagggagcgaatgcaatctttgcgccagcatcctaccccaccgtaccgcaaaaaggccctccatcgggggatcccctagcgcggtataacaatctctttacgaatgtgctctttgccggtatccaggcaaatgcagttcatggttcccatattgtgtcgaaggaaggcctattggctaacgacaacaatgatgttacccgctggatgatcgattccggtactagcacacatatgactccccacagatctgtctttgtcaactttagacggtgtgtattgcctgtttcgacagccactggggatgtcttctacactgagggatatggagatgtaatcctacacctgctggatcaatATTCATCAGGACAAATtgcccctctcactctccagaaagtgtggcttgcgccagatcttcgctccagcttgatctctatgtctgctctcgacaaggcagacattggcacatggacaaagaatggcatgatgaaattcaaacatcaagatttctatggcccagagtctaccattggttttgctacctgtgaaggagaacattactggttgaactgcgctggcattgacaagattgatcatatgattgactgtaatcttgttactggctctccaaactctgtctttgctacacagagagagatcatacctatctccatcgatctggcacatcgtcgagcttgtcacgccggcgaggagcgtgtacgaaagatggagaaatttgctgacggcgtcaagctaaagaaaggcgccggcgtcacctttccttgtgctccttgcattaagggtaagggccacgcattaccttttggcaaagaacgatctattagatcaaagcctggcgagttcattcatctagacgtctggggaccgatctctatcgcgtctcacggaggtgagcattatttcgtgacgtttacggatgatgcgacccgatttacatggctgtttctactaaaatcacgatctcaagtcactgaggtctacatacaattggagacctatttgaagactcagtttaactacgtcatcaagaaggtccacggcgatgatgctccagagcataaaccacttgctgcttaccttgctagcaagggaacggtatgggatccaactcctccctacaccaagcaactgaatggtgtcgccgagatcaaaaatcgtcatcttgttgagccgttagtcgctgttatggccgagtatcagcttccaaaatatctttggggacttcttcttggtggaatcaattacaccatgaatcgcctctacgcgtcgaagattggcatgtctccttacgaagcctttttcggcaagaagccaaatctctcaaaccttcgtgctctcggttgtcaatgctggtttctcatcccaaaagagaagcgaaatacaaagctagatcctcacatggaggaggcaaggctgctcgcgtacgacgaaggagacaactatgtggtctacaacgtccgtaccaagaagattgaacgttcacggaacgtcattttcaatgagaatccttctccggcaagtctgcctgaccctgcctatgatcttaatattacaggcatgaaccaagaacatgaacatgattcgcaggatcgtcatatcccaatcgatttcctacggcctcacctcgagaatccgtttaacatacgatctacctccccaccctctcctacggtcgaagatgatcccgaggatcaaacgagggctccgaatgctctcgacccgtcgaatcccgcgctctttgaagaagatcttgcatggtcaaatgatgaaatggcgggcagttttggcaggtgtgtggtggaacaaagggtggatactggtgcccactttgaagcaggtgggcgaggggttctcgtcgaaccacagcctgtttcccgacaggttgttaatatggacattcccctggaaacaaccattgatctatctcaggaagatcctctgcaagatgacgaggatcatgatcaatcaccattacagcatgatcaagtaacttttgaacataatttctctcgcctagatccggtaccggatgacaggagtcgagatcaaagctatgttcaacccattcagcccattcagccagaaactggccagttacgacgatcaacacggatcaagaatcctagcagagcttacattgaaagcctggctagcaagtcattctttgattccaatgttcttcggttgctcgctgaacagccagagatcctagtcagtcttttcgcaaatgctacctcgaatgagcagtacgctgtatccaaactgacgcctaaagacataggctttgaacctaacagttgggaacaagctatgtcctgtgtcaagaaagacaaatggctagtcgctgctcacaaagaactacatcgtcatcttgttaacggcacctggagagtgatgtccaggactaagagcaagaagaaacctcttaccctccggTGGGTAttcaaagttaagcatgacggtacctacaaggcacggctttttgctcgtggctttcgtcaagatcccgactgctgatatggcagcggatggactgacaaaaccccttggcaaaacgctattcaagcgctggatcatccaaatgggcctcacggtctataaaacgcgctgaatggataatttacggtttgcatactacaaatggggggttaatgaaggttaaaaactggttttttacatggagaattggggttgtttaaactatgctgtcgactaatagtgctagtcgtggggggtgttggaaggtcacgtgaccaccactgtttgctcccagtacttagtctcagtcatagcatgtagatagtttctctctctctcaacgcatcaagagatttccagttacatctacattcatcgtagatctctagtatctctaacactGACACTATATAGAGCAGTCTGCCCGCATTTTCTGATCATGTTGGCCCATCCTCACCACCCCTAAGTAAAGGGAGTCGACAATCAATGAGGTCTTTCTCCCCCTTTTTTGATATAGCCCCTTGGGCACATGCTTTTAACCATCGTGAATTTTGTGGAACCAGGTAAACCTGAGAAGGAGACCAAATTTGCTCAGGACCCACCATTGGTAAAATCACTCCAAGACTGGACTATAGTTGAGTCGTGGAAAGATGAAAAGCTAAAATCCACTACCTTTAACCATGTCACGGAAAATGAGGAGGTTCTCTTCGGCTACACCTCAAAGAATAAGCGCGAAATGACTCTTGCATCGGAAGGGCTGGATGATTCTTTAGTGTACGTGAAACAACCAGGCCTACAGCGGTACGAGGATATGATCGGTACCAATCATCTCCCCAAGGCTGTCCTTGATGAGACACTCGTCATGTAGCAGATCTCAAGGTCGCCGCACCAGAACAATATTCGATATTACGGCTGCCTTCTGAGACGCGGTTACATCACGTCGATCGTTCTCGAGCGACTTGATCAAAATCTGAACCAGTTTGTCTCGATCTCCAATTTTCAACATCTCGACAAAGTCAAATTTTTTGAATCTCTCAAGTCGGCTGTGGAGCACCTCTACACCCTAGGGCTAGCCCATAACGACATCAACCCGGATAACATCATGGTCAAGAATGGATCACCGGTGTTGATTGACTTCAATTCTTGTCAGCCTTTTGGGAAACGCTTAGAGTCTTTGGGCACGGAGAGATGGTCGAAAAGCCGTTAAATACTTCGGGGAAAGAACATGACATCTGGTCTCTCGGGCAGGTAAAGGAATGGCTTCAGGCTGCACAGTGATGTCAGAGCAATGCCTTGCGTGATTTTATATACATTTGGGAGCTAAGAATTTTATCCCACTAGCTATAACCTTATGACGGGGAAAAGACACCTAAAAGGAAATACTCTCTGGTCTCAATACATACCATAGGAACTGTTCAACACTGTATAAAAGGAAAACCTCAAGCTCAAACTGTAGATTCAATGTAGGAAGCCTCCAATAAGCCTTGATAACATCACGTGAAGTACCCAATACTAATCGCTCAGATAGACTGTACGGTACT
Proteins encoded:
- a CDS encoding fungal-specific transcription factor domain-containing protein; this encodes MSEALNQACDACRARKARCKMSTADTCEFCLSRNKLCCFSVVKKRQKRKLAHSDGSPRRPIPELNGTDSRDFVSTKLYIDSLLVDRQASRISMSAKHPDQLTAIFGPNPNISFFPAKRVRSINERLGHDRLEQLLADIRDIVAAKVKATSSIPRSHGLKEHHLQNAQNFPRERLNAHINIYFEMVHPLYPFLCVTTFQRQAASPDLFHFLATDKSFAALFYAVVAIGCLYNEGGSYEAGVGEAWSYFERSLCYFQDLVFFRGSLTAVQALMAMAIFSSTASAFQFEPLMLSEAAVMAQGLGYNRSNGPHEGTQRRTFWVLYFMEKVSCFITGRGSVLQDSNISCAIPDVQESTFDDYDWGFSFLQYARLVSKIHSSLFTISSVNQPASEYNAKVQGFLTELESWRLSAPLRFRAGEPLKPRLLREPLAQMIALMTNYLYFDALLTLSWTLLHFSAIKLGPMRQLDLKRGLMRTARSVLELTKFIEVAPYTPVWMLAVLPLSCLMILFDLVVHNPDHPEASLSLALLDIASGHFSRLEFASNGSLPGSLVAQFAHLARQYVFEKRECRHKMIDMGARDYSCDIQSAVPAGATAMPPPPAELTTAGLPTSNQPAQTLPGLHEQLPLDPGATRMYDSNLLSENDQLFIPSIDDPSYRLEDLELLGIDLKDLFDYPYAMSGGDTVV